The Narcine bancroftii isolate sNarBan1 chromosome 11, sNarBan1.hap1, whole genome shotgun sequence genome has a window encoding:
- the LOC138745192 gene encoding uncharacterized protein, whose product MAWVVGVSGANTLMALYRKIVHLYFFRSLWRFDVTSEIISNFITVRSNHFHICTFTFCLRLLTLPHLHISWLILPSNTDYSPHLQHLHLSPPLTFLPFNASSHFFFPLNPITLQLPLLLPTLSSSNLTLTPLPPLLLHSPSFHLPPPPPPTIPIASNSCTTPPPPHPLYSPPQPPTIPSSSTPLTLITPSSTPSPRSLPSTPSISPSSSTPSPRSLPPPRPPHLDPSLLLDPLTSIPPSSTTPSPRSLPPPRPPHLDSSLLLLDPLTSIPPSSSTPSPRSLPPPRPPHLDPSLLLDPLTSIPPSSSTPSPRSLPPPRPPHLDPSLLIDPHLDPSLLLDPLTSIPPSSSTPSPRSLPPPRPPHLDPSLLLDPLTSIPPSSSTPSPRSIPPPRPPHLDPSLLLEPLTSIPPSSSNPSPRSLPPPRPPHLDPSLLLDPHTSIPPSSSTPSPRSLPPPRPPHLDPSLLLDPHTSIPPSSSTPSPRSLPPPRPPHLDPSLHLDPSLHLDPLASIPPSTSTPSPRSLPPPRPPRLDPSLHLDPLASIPPSTSTPSPRPPRLDPSLLLDPLASTPSPRSLPPPRPPRLDPSLLLDPLASIPPSSSTPSPRSLPPPRPPRLDPSLLLDPLASIPPSSSTPSPRSLPPPRPPRLDPSLLLDPLASIPPSSSTPSPRSLPPPRPPRLDPSLLLDPLASIPPSSSTPSPRSLPPPRPPRLDPSLLLDPLASIPPSSSTPSPRSLPPPRPPRLDPSLLLDPSLLLDLLLDPLASIPPSSSIPPSSSIPPSSSTPSP is encoded by the exons atggcctgggtggtgggggtctccggagccaacacattaatggcattgtaCAGAAAGATAGtccacctctacttcttcagaagcTTGTGGAGGTTTGATGTGACATCAGAAATTATATCAAATTTCATCACAGTCAG ATCCAATCATTTTCACATTTGCACCTTTACCTTCTGCCTTCGACTTTTAACCCTCCCCCACCTTCACATCTCCTGGCTCATCCTCCCATCCAACACGGACTACTCACCCCATCTCCAACATCTACATCtgtctcctcccctcaccttcctTCCCTTCAATGCTTCATCccatttcttcttccccctcaaCCCCATCACCCTCcagctccccctcctcctccccaccctctcctcctccaacCTCACCTTGACCCCTCTaccacctctcctcctccactccccttccTTCCATttgcctcctcctccacctccaacaATCCCCATTGCCTCCAATTCCTGCACCACCCCTCCACCTCCTCACCCCCTTTATTCTCCACCTCAACCCCCAACAATCCCCTCCTCCTCAACCCCCCTCACTTTGATCACTCCCTCCTCAACCCCTTCACCTCGATCCCTCCCCTCAACCCCCTcgatctctccctcctcctcgacCCCCTCACCtcgatccctccctcctcctcgacCCCCTCACCtcgatccctccctcctcctcgacCCCCTCACCtcgatccctccctcctccacgaCCCCCTCTCCtcgatccctccctcctcctcgacCCCCTCACCTCgattcatccctcctcctcctcgacCCCCTCACCtcgatccctccctcctcctcgacCCCCTCACCtcgatccctccctcctcctcgacCCCCTCACCtcgatccctccctcctcctcgacCCCCTCACCtcgatccctccctcctcctcgacCCCATCACCtcgatccctccctcctcctcgacCCCCTCACCTCGATCCCTCCCTCCTCATCGACCCTCATCtcgatccctccctcctcctcgacCCCCTCACCtcgatccctccctcctcctcgacCCCCTCACCtcgatccctccctcctcctcgacCCCCTCACCtcgatccctccctcctcctcgacCCCCTCACCtcgatccctccctcctcctcgacCCCCTCACCTCGATCCATACCTCCTCCTCGACCCCCTCACCtcgatccctccctcctcctcgaaCCCCTCACCtcgatccctccctcctcctcgaaCCCCTCACCtcgatccctccctcctcctcgacCCCCTCACCtcgatccctccctcctcctcgacccccacacctcgatccctccctcctcctcgacCCCCTCACCtcgatccctccctcctcctcgacCCCCTCACCtcgatccctccctcctcctcgacccccacacctcgatccctccctcctcctcgacCCCCTCACCtcgatccctccctcctcctcgacCCCCTCACCTcgatccctccctccaccttgatccctccctccacctcgaCCCCCTCGCCTcgatccctccctccacctcgaCCCCCTCGCCTcgatccctccctccacctcgaCCCCCTCGCCTcgatccctccctccacctcgaCCCCCTCGCCTcgatccctccctccacctcgaCCCCCTCGCCTCGACCCCCTCGCCtcgatccctccctcctcctcgacCCCCTCGCCTCGACCCCCTCGCCtcgatccctccctcctcctcgacCCCCTCGCCtcgatccctccctcctcctcgacCCCCTCGCCtcgatccctccctcctcctcgacCCCCTCGCCtcgatccctccctcctcctcgacCCCCTCGCCtcgatccctccctcctcctcgacCCCCTCGCCtcgatccctccctcctcctcgacCCCCTCGCCtcgatccctccctcctcctcgacCCCCTCGCCtcgatccctccctcctcctcgacCCCCTCGCCtcgatccctccctcctcctcgacCCCCTCGCCtcgatccctccctcctcctcgacCCCCTCGCCtcgatccctccctcctcctcgacCCCCTCGCCtcgatccctccctcctcctcgacCCCCTCGCCtcgatccctccctcctcctcgacCCCCTCGCCtcgatccctccctcctcctcgacCCCCTCGCCtcgatccctccctcctcctcgacCCCCTCGCCtcgatccctccctcctcctcgacCCCCTCGCCtcgatccctccctcctcctcgatccctccctcctcctcgacCTCCTCCTCGACCCCCTCGCCtcgatccctccctcctcctcgatccctccctcctcctcgatccctccctcctcctcgacCCCCTCACCTTGA